The window GTCCGGCAGCCCGGAGTCACCGGTCGACCAGCCGACCGCGACCGCCGACAGTTAAGCGGACGCGGCCCTCCGTTCGGGCATGAACGCGATGGACGGACTCTGTGTCACGGACTGTGAGCGCTGTCCGGCGCTGGTCGAGTCGCGCAGTCGGATCGTCAACGGCGTCGGTCCCGACGACGCCTCGCTCCTCTTCGTCGGCGAGGCTCCCGGCGCACAGGAGGACGAACGGGGCGAACCGTTCGTCGGGCGGTCGGGGGACGTGCTGGACGACGCGCTTGCCGAGGCGGGCGTCCTCCGCGAGGAGGTCCGGATCACGAACTGTGTGCGCTGTCGACCGCCGGAGAACCGCGACCCACACACCGAGGAACTCGACAACTGCCGGGGCTACCTCGAGACCGAGATCGATCGCGTCGACCCCGCGATCCTCGTCACGCTCGGCAAGGTCCCGGCCGAACACCTGCTGGATCGGTCGGTAGCGATCACGAAGGAGGCGGGATCGGTGGCCGACGCCCGACTCGGTGGGCAGTCCCGGCGGGTGCTCCTCTCGGTGCATCCGGCCGCGACGCTGTACGACCGCAGTCAGCAGGAGACGTTCGAGAACGCGATCCGCGAGGCGGTCGAACTGGCGGGACTCGGCGACGGCGGCGATGGTGGCGGCGCAGGCGGTGGCGGATCGAGTGGACAGTCGCGGCTCGGCGATTACTGAGTCGGTAGTCCAGACTCGGCGACTACCGAGTTCGGTCGACGGTCCCGACTCGACTGCTACTGTCCGACCTCGATCACCAGTCCCTCGTCGGCGTCGGTCCGGCCACTCGCCCGGCGGTGTTCTCGGAGGTGTGCCCCGAGGTCGATGCCGGTCTTCAGCACGACCAGCAGGACGAGCGCCGGCAGTGGACCGCCGAGCGACCCGACCAAGAACGCGCCGACGATGATCGTCACGTGGAGGACGACGACCCGCCCGTAGGGTGCCGACATGCGCTCGCCGGCCGAGGTGTGGCGGTACTCCTCTCTGCCGACGTAGTTCGTCACGAACGAGACGCCGTGGCTGACGACGAGGCCGACGATCGCCAGTCCGATCGTCCCGAAGGTGCCGATCAGTGTGCCGAGACCGCCCCCGCCGACTGCACCGACGCTGGCACCACCACCCCCGAGAAACAGCGGAAAGGAGAGCACGAAGACGCCGTGCACGACCCAGAAGATACCGTAGTGCATACAGAAGAAGCCCGCAATCGGGACGTTCTCGGGGTAGACGTGGAGCCCGTCGACCGGGGTCTCGGGCCCGGAGACGTCGACCGGGCGACCGTTGATCGTCACGGAGAACGTCGAGTCGTCGCTGGAGCCGGCCGCGAGCAGGATACGCGGAATCGAGAACAGCCCGACGATGCCGCTCTCGATCCAGTAGACGATCAGCACCTCCCAGACGGTCCACCCGCCGAACAGGACGCCGGCGAGTGGGAGCAGGTTCGCACCGACCAGCGCGAGCAGTGCGGGGAGTGCCGAGTCGCGCGGTCGGAGTGACATATCGGTCGGGACGGGAGACGGGGAGTTAGCTGTTTGTGCGGTCGGCGTGTGAGTCGGCAGGGCGAGGGAGAGAACGGCCGTCGAAACGAGAGCCGCGAGAACGAACGTCGGAAAACGAGAGTCGAGAAGACGAGAAAGCGGAGAACGACCGCGAGACGAGAACCGGAGTCGAGAGAAGGAGGGAGTCGGGTTACTTCTTGCCGGCGTTCGTCCCGAGCCACTTGTTCATGTCGCCGAGACTCTTGATCGCGTCCACGAGACTCGTGTCGGAGTCCTCCTCGGGGCGCAGGCGCGCCCGGAGCCGCGAGGACGTGAGTTCGACCGTCAGGACGATGAACACGACCATCAGCAGGCCGGCGGCGGCCCGCGAGTAGGCGAACAGGTCGATCCGGAGGTTGATGTACTGGCCGATCCCCCCGGCACCGACGACGCCCAGCGAGATGGCGATCCGGGTGTTGATCTCCAGGATGTACAGCGTCCACGCGATGAACGAGGAGGACACCTGCGAGAGCATCCCGAAGGAGACGATCTGTGAGGAACTCGCTCCGGTCGAGCGGATCGCCTCGATCGGGCCCTCGTCGATCTCCTCCAACTCGTCGGTGAACAGCCGACCCAGGTTCCCGATCGTGTCGGTCGCCACCGCAAGCATCGCGGAGACGGGCGAGATCCCGGACAGCGGGATGAAGATCAGGATCCACACCAGCGCTGGCACGGCGCGGATGGTGGACATCGTCCCACGGAAGATGAAGTTGAACGGGAACGGCGTCACGCGCTCGGAGCCGAGGACGCCGAAGAGCAGGGCGAGCGGGAAGCCCAGCACCGTTCCGGTGAAGCCGATGACGATCGTGACGACGCTGACGCCGACGATCCCCTCCTGTGCCACGAGACTCGACAGGAGCTCGCCGGGTCGGAGCAGGCTCTCGTAGAGGCCCGCCCAGCCGGTGATCTCGTTTTCACGCGAGTAGCCGGTGAAGTCCACGAAGTCCGGACTGAGGAACTCGGTCAGCGACTGGATGAACGTCGGCAGTTGGCGGGCGAGGTCGTCGTACTGGAAGCCGAGAAAGCCCATCCCGATCCACGTCACGGCGATCACCGCGACGATGCCGACGACCGTCAGGATGCGGCGGATACGTTGGCGGTTGTTCAGCCGAGTCAGTACCTCGTCGATACTGCGGGTGTCGGTGCTCACGCGTCGACGACCTCCCCGAGGCGGGCCTCGCCGTCGTCCGCGTCGTCCATCGACTCACCGTAGTAGATCTCGTCGACGACCTCCATCGTCAGGTCCTCGCGACTGCCGTCGAAGACGACCTCGCCGTCGCGGACCCCGATGAACCGCTCGCCGAACTCGCGTGCGATGTTCACCTGGTGGAGGCTAGCGAGCGTTGTCAGGCCGCGCTCGTCGGCCGCCTCCTTCATGTACGACATCACGTCGCGGGCGGCCTTCGGGTCCAGACTCGACACCGGTTCGTCCGCGAGCAGGAGGTCCGGATTCTGGACCAGTGCGCGGGCGATGCCGACGCGCTGTTTCTGGCCGCCGGACATGGAGCCGGCGCGCTGTTCTGCGAAGTCGAGCAGGCCGACCGTGTCGAGCGCTTCGAGCGCGTTGCGCTTGTCCTGGCCGTCGTACCAGGTCAGGAGACTCCGGACCAGCCCGGCGCGGGACAGCGCCCCGGTCAGGGCGTTCCGGTAGGCGCTCATGTTCTCGATCAGGTAGTGCATCTGAAACACCATCCCGACCTCGCTCCGGGCGGACCCGATGGGCTCGTCGCCGATGTAGACGTTGCCGTCTGTGGGGGGCGTGAGTCCGTTGAGTATCCGGAGGAGTGTAGACTTCCCGGCCCCGGAGGGACCGAGGATGACGACGAACTCGCCCTCGGGGATGTCGAACGAGACATCGTCGAGGGCCACCACGTCGTCGTATCGCTTGGTGACGTTGTTCACTGAAATAGCTGGCATTGGTGTCCGTTACAGGAGGGTGGTTGAAAGGCGCGGCGCTCCGCGTCAGCCGTCGAGGAACTCGGTCTCGACGCCGAGGTCGTTCGCCACGTCGATGACCGGCTGGTAAGTGTCCTTGCTCGCCGGGCGAACGTCGGAGAACCAGAGGTCGTCGTCGGTCCCCTCCTCGCCGTCCGCGCCGAGGTACATGCTCTCGGGCGCGTTGTTCATCGCCTCGGTGACCTCTGTCTTCTCCTCGTCGGAGAGCTGCGGGCTGATGACCATCGGGGCACGCGGGATGCCCTCGTACTGCTCCACGTAGCGGACGCCGTCCTTCAGTTCGCGGTTGTCGTCCAGCGTGATGAACTGGCCGACGCCGGCCGCGTCGACCTGTCCGGCGTCGAGCGCCTCGAAGGCCGCGGCGTGCCCGCCGGCGAAGTTCGCGGTGAAGTCGGCCTGGTCGTCACTCCCCGTCGGCAGGCCGCCGATGTCGAGACCCGCTCCCTTCAGCATCGACAGCGGGAACAGCGCGCCGGAGGCGCTCAGTCGGTCCGCGAAGGCGACGGTGCCGCCGTCGAGGTCCGAGAGGCTCTCGATGTCCGAGCCCTCCTGCGTGACGATCGAACTCACGTAGGTCCACGAGCCGTACCCCTTCCGCTGGAGGGCGATCTCACACTTCTCGGCGTTGACGCCGAGTGCGGCCGCGAAGGGGCCGGTCTCGGCGACGTCGCCCGTC of the Salinirubrum litoreum genome contains:
- a CDS encoding uracil-DNA glycosylase, which codes for MNAMDGLCVTDCERCPALVESRSRIVNGVGPDDASLLFVGEAPGAQEDERGEPFVGRSGDVLDDALAEAGVLREEVRITNCVRCRPPENRDPHTEELDNCRGYLETEIDRVDPAILVTLGKVPAEHLLDRSVAITKEAGSVADARLGGQSRRVLLSVHPAATLYDRSQQETFENAIREAVELAGLGDGGDGGGAGGGGSSGQSRLGDY
- a CDS encoding DUF6498-containing protein gives rise to the protein MSLRPRDSALPALLALVGANLLPLAGVLFGGWTVWEVLIVYWIESGIVGLFSIPRILLAAGSSDDSTFSVTINGRPVDVSGPETPVDGLHVYPENVPIAGFFCMHYGIFWVVHGVFVLSFPLFLGGGGASVGAVGGGGLGTLIGTFGTIGLAIVGLVVSHGVSFVTNYVGREEYRHTSAGERMSAPYGRVVVLHVTIIVGAFLVGSLGGPLPALVLLVVLKTGIDLGAHLREHRRASGRTDADEGLVIEVGQ
- the phnE gene encoding phosphonate ABC transporter, permease protein PhnE, producing the protein MSTDTRSIDEVLTRLNNRQRIRRILTVVGIVAVIAVTWIGMGFLGFQYDDLARQLPTFIQSLTEFLSPDFVDFTGYSRENEITGWAGLYESLLRPGELLSSLVAQEGIVGVSVVTIVIGFTGTVLGFPLALLFGVLGSERVTPFPFNFIFRGTMSTIRAVPALVWILIFIPLSGISPVSAMLAVATDTIGNLGRLFTDELEEIDEGPIEAIRSTGASSSQIVSFGMLSQVSSSFIAWTLYILEINTRIAISLGVVGAGGIGQYINLRIDLFAYSRAAAGLLMVVFIVLTVELTSSRLRARLRPEEDSDTSLVDAIKSLGDMNKWLGTNAGKK
- the phnC gene encoding phosphonate ABC transporter ATP-binding protein; this encodes MPAISVNNVTKRYDDVVALDDVSFDIPEGEFVVILGPSGAGKSTLLRILNGLTPPTDGNVYIGDEPIGSARSEVGMVFQMHYLIENMSAYRNALTGALSRAGLVRSLLTWYDGQDKRNALEALDTVGLLDFAEQRAGSMSGGQKQRVGIARALVQNPDLLLADEPVSSLDPKAARDVMSYMKEAADERGLTTLASLHQVNIAREFGERFIGVRDGEVVFDGSREDLTMEVVDEIYYGESMDDADDGEARLGEVVDA
- the phnD gene encoding phosphate/phosphite/phosphonate ABC transporter substrate-binding protein, which gives rise to MANRRDFLKTAGVAGTIGLAGCLGGGDGTETPASDDDSDSGMTETDSDTETATESEPAYGNGELNFLMSPSEPQDLMEQQYAPIREYLSSNVQDPTTLKYARNYSAVLQALGSGTGDVAETGPFAAALGVNAEKCEIALQRKGYGSWTYVSSIVTQEGSDIESLSDLDGGTVAFADRLSASGALFPLSMLKGAGLDIGGLPTGSDDQADFTANFAGGHAAAFEALDAGQVDAAGVGQFITLDDNRELKDGVRYVEQYEGIPRAPMVISPQLSDEEKTEVTEAMNNAPESMYLGADGEEGTDDDLWFSDVRPASKDTYQPVIDVANDLGVETEFLDG